The proteins below come from a single Leifsonia sp. 1010 genomic window:
- a CDS encoding 5'-3' exonuclease H3TH domain-containing protein, with protein MLLDSASLYFRAFYGVPDTVKAPDGTPVNAVRGLLDIIAKLVTDYQPDALIACWDDDWRPRWRVDLIPSYKGHRVAQLVPGGVDVEETPEALVTQVPVIREMLDAVGIPIVGAAEHEADDVIGTLATTTEGPVDVVTGDRDLFQLVDDEREVRVIYTARGMSNLELVTGDVVQSKYGVRADQYADFAAMRGDTSDGLPGVAGIGEKTAAVLLSEYGDLAGIVAAAADSSSGMKPAARARFAAAVDYLAVAPRVVEVVRDLPLPEVDARLTAPSDEQREALSALSERWGLGGSLDRLLTALER; from the coding sequence ATGCTGCTCGACAGCGCCTCCCTCTACTTCCGCGCGTTCTACGGCGTGCCCGACACCGTGAAGGCGCCCGACGGGACGCCGGTGAACGCCGTGCGCGGGTTACTCGACATCATCGCGAAGCTCGTGACCGACTACCAGCCGGATGCGCTCATCGCCTGCTGGGACGACGACTGGCGGCCGCGCTGGCGGGTCGACCTCATCCCCAGCTATAAGGGGCACCGCGTCGCACAGCTGGTCCCGGGCGGTGTCGACGTCGAGGAGACGCCGGAGGCCCTGGTGACACAGGTGCCGGTCATCCGCGAGATGCTCGACGCCGTCGGCATCCCGATCGTCGGTGCGGCGGAGCACGAGGCCGACGACGTCATCGGCACCCTCGCGACGACGACCGAGGGGCCCGTGGATGTGGTGACCGGCGACCGCGACCTGTTCCAGCTCGTCGACGACGAGCGCGAGGTCCGCGTGATCTATACCGCTCGCGGCATGAGTAACCTCGAGCTCGTCACGGGCGACGTCGTTCAGAGCAAATACGGCGTGAGGGCCGACCAGTACGCCGACTTCGCGGCCATGCGCGGCGACACCTCGGACGGCCTCCCCGGCGTCGCCGGCATCGGCGAGAAGACCGCGGCCGTGCTGTTGTCGGAGTACGGCGACCTCGCTGGGATAGTCGCGGCGGCGGCGGATTCCTCCAGCGGCATGAAGCCGGCGGCCCGGGCGCGCTTCGCGGCGGCGGTCGACTACCTGGCGGTCGCCCCGCGGGTCGTCGAGGTCGTCCGCGACCTGCCCCTCCCCGAGGTGGATGCGCGACTCACGGCACCGAGCGACGAGCAGCGCGAAGCGCTCAGCGCCCTCTCCGAGCGGTGGGGGCTGGGCGGTTCGCTCGACCGGCTGCTCACGGCGCTGGAGCGCTGA
- a CDS encoding NUDIX domain-containing protein produces MTSAPLIVSAVAVVRDRTVLMVTARRRDVYYMPGGKVDAGETAAEAAAREAFEEVALRLAPDDLEELFEVRTQAHGEPDGRQVHMRVFRATTDEEPAPSAEVDSIHWTTSADADRCPPAGREVLRRLVELGLID; encoded by the coding sequence GTGACCTCCGCTCCACTCATCGTGTCCGCCGTCGCGGTCGTGCGCGACCGGACCGTGCTCATGGTGACCGCCCGCCGCCGCGACGTCTACTACATGCCGGGCGGCAAAGTGGATGCGGGCGAGACCGCGGCGGAAGCCGCCGCCCGCGAGGCATTCGAGGAGGTGGCGCTCCGCCTGGCGCCCGACGACCTGGAGGAGCTCTTCGAGGTGCGGACGCAGGCGCATGGTGAGCCGGACGGACGACAGGTGCACATGCGCGTGTTCCGTGCGACGACCGACGAAGAGCCGGCTCCGTCTGCCGAGGTCGACTCCATCCACTGGACCACCAGCGCCGACGCGGACCGCTGCCCGCCGGCCGGAAGAGAGGTGCTGCGCCGCCTGGTCGAACTCGGCCTCATCGACTAG
- a CDS encoding GDSL-type esterase/lipase family protein, whose protein sequence is MDDERVSLPRRLARRARLVRVAAVRSRLVRPLDGRQGSVAGRRPLRVLLIGSGPVVGWGVGSHDLALPGAVARSLAAVTDRGAVVDVVPHPSAGVRRLKRMVGAADVDRYDAVVLSAAVADALRFAEPRRWGRRLRRLLADVHQRGPRSVLWLGAQPIRSIRPYDTPAGMQAEAHAERLNAIARAACAETGSLYVALSAPPRVDGRRHRTPGDYLFWARQIVDALAPSLQECAAERTAPATEGAERVEAIERLKLSRHGGDARLEGIVGTAKRTLGTEIAMFTVLDDEREWPLASTGSVLESIPIEQSACIHTIQTPDGMIVPNAVEDERFAGNALVTGPAGLRYYAGYPVEAPDGTRIGALCVFGRAPREQADGEADLDVLRELALLAQRELWRWEPTSEA, encoded by the coding sequence GTGGACGACGAACGAGTGTCGCTGCCGCGCCGGCTCGCGAGGCGCGCGCGGCTGGTGCGTGTCGCCGCCGTCCGCTCGCGGCTGGTGCGTCCGCTCGACGGACGCCAGGGCTCCGTCGCCGGGCGCCGTCCGCTGCGCGTCCTGCTGATCGGTTCCGGGCCGGTGGTCGGCTGGGGTGTCGGCAGTCACGATCTCGCTCTTCCCGGGGCGGTCGCCCGCTCGCTCGCCGCCGTGACCGATCGCGGCGCCGTGGTGGATGTGGTGCCGCATCCCTCGGCGGGAGTTCGCCGTCTGAAGCGGATGGTGGGTGCGGCGGACGTTGACCGCTACGACGCCGTCGTGCTCAGCGCGGCCGTCGCCGACGCGCTCCGGTTCGCCGAGCCGCGCCGGTGGGGGAGGCGGCTCCGGCGTCTGCTCGCAGACGTGCACCAGCGCGGCCCCCGCTCTGTGCTGTGGCTGGGCGCGCAACCGATCCGCTCGATCCGCCCGTACGACACGCCGGCCGGGATGCAGGCCGAGGCGCACGCCGAGCGCCTCAACGCGATCGCCCGCGCGGCATGCGCCGAAACGGGGAGCCTGTACGTCGCGCTGTCAGCGCCCCCGCGTGTGGACGGTCGACGGCACCGCACGCCCGGCGACTACCTGTTCTGGGCCCGGCAGATCGTCGATGCTCTGGCGCCCTCGCTGCAGGAGTGCGCCGCGGAGCGGACGGCCCCGGCCACGGAGGGCGCCGAGCGGGTCGAGGCGATCGAGCGCCTCAAGCTGAGCCGCCACGGCGGGGACGCCCGGCTGGAGGGCATCGTCGGCACGGCGAAACGCACCCTGGGCACGGAGATCGCGATGTTCACCGTGCTCGACGACGAACGGGAGTGGCCGCTGGCGTCGACCGGATCGGTGCTCGAGTCCATCCCGATCGAGCAGTCGGCGTGCATCCACACCATCCAGACGCCCGACGGGATGATCGTGCCGAACGCCGTCGAGGACGAGCGTTTCGCCGGGAATGCGCTGGTCACGGGACCGGCGGGTCTGCGGTACTACGCGGGCTATCCGGTCGAGGCCCCCGACGGCACGCGGATCGGAGCGCTCTGCGTGTTCGGTCGCGCGCCACGGGAGCAGGCCGACGGCGAGGCAGACCTCGATGTGCTGCGCGAGCTGGCGCTGCTCGCCCAGCGGGAGCTGTGGCGCTGGGAGCCGACCTCGGAGGCGTGA
- a CDS encoding aldo/keto reductase, producing the protein MKTFTFPRTDITASNIVLGLMRISSLDDEQIRTLVRTARDEGITMFDHADIYGTERHGCERRFGDAGAIPAAERDQVVIQSKVGIRDGFFDFSREHILRSVDESLEALKTDYLDILLLHRPDTLVEPDEVALAFDELQSAGKVRAFGVSNQTPGQIELLQRSLSQPLIANQVQLSITHAPLIAQGVAANMAGLDQSISRDNGILDYARLHDIVLQAWSPFQKGFFDGVFLGDRENYAELNDAIDELAQKYDVTPTAIAVAWITRHPAGMQVVLGTTNDQRMRDSAAGSEIPLTREEWYRLFTSAGHILP; encoded by the coding sequence ATGAAGACGTTCACCTTCCCCCGAACCGACATCACCGCCTCCAACATCGTTCTCGGCCTGATGCGCATCTCGTCCCTCGACGACGAGCAGATCCGCACGCTGGTCCGCACCGCCCGCGACGAGGGCATCACCATGTTCGACCACGCCGACATCTACGGCACCGAGCGGCACGGCTGCGAGCGCCGCTTCGGCGACGCGGGCGCCATCCCCGCCGCCGAGCGCGACCAGGTCGTCATCCAGTCCAAGGTCGGCATCCGCGACGGATTCTTCGACTTCTCCCGCGAGCACATCCTGCGCTCCGTCGACGAGTCGCTGGAGGCGTTGAAGACCGACTACCTCGACATCCTGCTGCTGCACCGCCCGGACACCCTGGTGGAGCCGGACGAGGTCGCCCTCGCCTTCGACGAGCTGCAGAGCGCGGGCAAGGTGCGCGCGTTCGGCGTCTCGAACCAGACCCCGGGCCAGATCGAGCTGCTGCAGCGGTCGCTCTCGCAGCCGCTCATCGCCAACCAGGTGCAGCTCAGCATCACTCACGCCCCGCTGATCGCGCAGGGGGTCGCCGCCAACATGGCGGGCCTCGACCAGTCGATCTCGCGCGACAACGGCATCCTCGACTACGCCCGCCTCCACGACATCGTGCTGCAGGCGTGGTCGCCGTTCCAGAAGGGCTTCTTCGACGGCGTCTTCCTCGGCGACCGCGAGAACTACGCCGAGCTCAACGACGCGATCGACGAGCTCGCGCAGAAGTACGACGTGACCCCGACCGCGATCGCGGTCGCGTGGATCACGCGCCACCCGGCGGGGATGCAGGTCGTCCTCGGCACGACCAACGACCAGCGCATGCGCGACTCGGCGGCCGGCTCCGAGATCCCGCTGACGCGCGAGGAGTGGTACCGGCTGTTCACGTCGGCGGGCCACATCCTGCCGTAG
- a CDS encoding SRPBCC family protein — protein MAGTVVVERTERIQAGRERLLPLLSRLPEWTQWSPWEDMDPELKRDYSGEPGAIGSTYTWSGNRKAGAGAMRVTAVDDTGVGIHLDFTRPFRSSNELRFVLEPEGDATRVIWRMETPQKLYTRFVNLDKLVGGDFERGLRNLKQVAEAG, from the coding sequence ATGGCCGGAACCGTCGTCGTCGAACGCACCGAACGCATCCAGGCGGGCAGGGAGCGGCTGCTGCCGCTGCTCTCGCGGCTGCCCGAGTGGACGCAGTGGTCGCCGTGGGAGGACATGGATCCGGAGCTGAAGCGCGACTACTCGGGCGAGCCGGGCGCAATCGGATCGACGTACACCTGGTCCGGCAACCGCAAGGCGGGCGCCGGCGCGATGCGGGTGACCGCCGTGGACGACACCGGCGTGGGCATCCACCTCGACTTCACCCGGCCCTTCCGGTCGTCGAACGAGCTGCGGTTCGTGCTGGAGCCGGAGGGCGACGCAACGCGGGTGATCTGGCGGATGGAGACGCCGCAGAAGCTCTACACGCGGTTCGTCAACCTCGACAAGCTCGTCGGCGGCGACTTCGAGAGGGGCCTCCGCAACCTGAAGCAGGTGGCCGAGGCCGGGTGA